One window of Biomphalaria glabrata chromosome 6, xgBioGlab47.1, whole genome shotgun sequence genomic DNA carries:
- the LOC106052906 gene encoding acetyl-CoA carboxylase-like isoform X3: MEGDGSKELPPKESKKNKRHRAVKSKDLKTQEAAPTSLLPGNAKSKVETVTIPNTGSAKGAPSRGGVFFDLMEESSTSNEENTEAEEEIGPLRSIRAPLSTQSSYEVTEMLLDPAAHTPNMRHTMSGISLDSAAKRRSYVKDFCVATPEEFVKSFGGNVVINKVLIANNGIAAVKCMRSVRRWAYEMFRNERAIKFVVMVTPEDLKANAEYIRMADQYVPVPGGTNNNNYANVELILDIAKRIPVQAVWAGWGHASENPKLPELLHKNGIEFIGPPENAMWSLGDKIASSIVAQTAGVPTLPWSGSGLKLAPNDFKGKSLLVPSELYRKGCTAHVEDGLEAAKKIGYPVMIKASEGGGGKGIRKAENAEEFPNLFRQVQQEVPGSPIFIMKLASAARHLEVQLLADKYGNAISLFGRDCSIQRRHQKIIEEAPVVIASPDVFEKMEKAAVTLAKMVGYVSAGTVEYLYNADEDSFHFLELNPRLQVEHPCTEMVADINLPAAQLQVAMGVPLYRIKNIRLLYGLDPWGDSEIDFDKPHIKPSPRGHVIAARITSENPDEGFKPSSGTVQELNFRSSKNVWGYFSVSASGGLHEFADSQFGHCFSWGEDREDARENLVVALKELSIRGDFRTTVEYLIKLLETETYQNNTITTAWLDKLIAEKVQAEKPDLMLGVVCGALHIADQAILTGFQDFQTSLEKGQIQPSYSLKNSSDVEFILDGVKFKLKVVKTGPNGYFLLMNNSTLDLEAHRLTDGGLLLSIGGSSYTTYMKEQVNSYRITIGNQTCVLQKDNDPTIMRSPSAGKLINYLVEDGGHVFAGDVFAEIEVMKMVMELRASENGCIHYSKRPGSVLDAGCVVAYLTLDDPSRVQMAKLYDGCLPSQENTATHGDKRHQVFQKAKCDLDNILSGYILPEPYFRERLAATVDRMMKCLKDPALPLLELQDLISMIQGRVPQHVERSIRKLMSSYASNITSVLSQFPSQQIASVIDTYAATLSKRSDRDVFFMTCQGIVQLVQRYRNGIRGHLKSVVQELLRHYLRVELQFQQGSYDKCVRSIREKNKEDMLAVVQTIFSHVAVQHKNTLVIMLIDHLCGKEPGLTDELASILSELTQLNKTENSKVSLRARQVLIAAHQPPYEHRHNQIESIFLSAIDMSGHDFCPENLQKLINSETAIYDVLPEFFYHTNEAVRRAALEVYIRRAYIAYEMNCMQHCQLGDGKCVVEFKFLLPRSHPNRMMVTRFDSGMIRLSSMDKDSGSDSDHWDEPPICQRMGVMVAYQSMSELEQYFDGILDLFQSLTPPSSPLISEFDDDNISTQSSSNVSDSGTDDPTHIINIAMKRLETDDDDSLAKVFQDFCTQRAKDLNARGIRRVTFVVANSVSYCPLPERAMPKYFTYRAKFDFFEDRIYRHLEPALAFQLEINRLRNFDLEAIPTANLKMHLYLGKAKVAKGQEVTDYRFFVRIIIRHSDLVTKEASFEYLENEGERTLLEAMDSLEVAFSHQSSKKTDCNHIFLNFVPTLTLTEPGKLVETVRNMIMRYGSRLWKLRVLNAELKFTIRMAGTGLSFPIRVFITNESGYYLDISLYKEVTDSRTGQIMFEAYGIKQGPLHGLLISTPYLTKDHLQLKRYQAQSSGTTYVYDFPEMFRQALLKEWESHLKKYNKDISQTPLDLISCTELVLDSHNHLCTQNRLPGENEIGMVAWKMTIKTPEFPEGRDLILIANDMTFKIGSFGPLEDLLFKKASELSRKLGIPRVYISANSGARIGMAEELKHLFRVAWFDANDPEKGFKYLYLRPDDFKKVSILNSVRAELIEDEGESRYKITDIIGKEDGIGVESLRMAGMIAGETSQAYNEVVTINLVSCRAIGIGAYLVRLGQRVIQVESSFIILTGAGALNKVLGREVYTSNSQLGGIQIMHNNGVSHAVVPDDFEGVCKVLHWLSYMRTKKAGILPIIQPLDPIDRPVEFCPTRAPYDPRFMLAGRRDNGKVQSGFFDDGSFDEIMQPWAQTVVAGRARLGGIPVGVIAVETRSVELHIPADPANADSESKVIQQAGQVWFPDSAYKTAQAIKDFSREELPLFMFANWRGFSGGMKDMYDQVLKFGSYIVDAIREYTQPIFVYIPPYGELRGGSWVVVDPLINPDYMEMYADSLSRGGVLEPEGTVEIKFRRKDLDKCIGRLDVEAKKLIEKISSPGLTPDIKARLETELKEREDHLASLYHSVAVTFADLHDTPGRMEEKGCITKVLEWSKSREFFYWRLRRRLLEIHFKSLMKQHIPDSTQAQLDSMLSRWFVEDRGAIHTYQYEDDKLTVDWLTSQMEENSAVMENIRCLQRDHVLSQIRSMMGSNPDIVMDSIVSMTQHMTNTQRNEVARILASLNSQEEPVLES, translated from the exons GCACACCATGTCTGGAATCTCCTTGGATTCGGCTGCTAAAAGGAGGTCATACGTGAAAGATTTCTGTGTAGCCACACCTGAGGAGTTTGTCAAGAGTTTTGGTGGGAATGTGGTCATTAATAAG GTTTTAATAGCTAACAATGGCATAGCTGCTGTGAAATGCATGAGATCAGTCAGAAGATGGGCTTATGAGATGTTTAGAAATGAAAGAGCTATTAAGTTTGTTGTGATGGTTACACCTGAGGACCTGAAGGCTAATGCAG aataCATTCGTATGGCAGACCAGTATGTCCCAGTTCCTGGAggcaccaacaacaacaactatgCCAATGTAGAGCTAATATTAGACATTGCTAAAAGAATTCCTGTTCAAGCCGTGTGGGCAGGCTGGGGACATGCTTCAGAGAATCCAAAACTACCAGAACTCCTACACAAAAATGGAATTGAATTCATTG GTCCTCCAGAAAATGCTATGTGGTCGTTAGGTGATAAAATTGCGTCATCCATAGTTGCCCAGACTGCTGGGGTTCCAACACTACCCTGGAGTGGTTCAG GCTTAAAACTTGCACCCAATGATTTCAAAGGCAAGTCACTCTTGGTACCTTCAGAACTGTATAGGAAGGGTTGTACTGCCCATGTGGAGGACGGTTTAGAAGCTGCTAAGAAAATTGGCTACCCAGTCATGATCAAAGCCTCAGAAGGCGGGGGTGGGAAAGGTATTCGCAAGGCAGAAAATGCAGAGGAATTTCCAAACTTATTCAGACAG GTCCAGCAAGAAGTACCAGGATCTCCTATTTTCATCATGAAGTTAGCATCTGCAGCTCGCCATCTGGAGGTCCAACTCTTGGCAGACAAATATGGCAATGCTATTTCACTGTTTGGACGTGACTGTTCTATACAGAGAAGACATCAAAAGATTATAGAGGAAGCGCCTGTTGTCATTGCCAGCCCAGatgtatttgaaaaaatggaaaaG GCAGCTGTAACTTTGGCCAAGATGGTAGGCTATGTGAGTGCTGGAACTGTGGAATATTTGTACAACGCTGATGAAGATAGCTTCCACTTCCTGGAGTTGAATCCTAGGCTACAAGTGGAGCATCCTTGTACTGAGATGGTAGCAGACATTAACTTACCTGCTGCCCAACTTCAG GTGGCCATGGGTGTGCCTTTGTACAGAATCAAGAACATCCGTTTGTTATATGGTCTTGATCCATGGGGGGACTCAGAGATTGATTTTGACAAGCCTCATATTAAACCAAGTCCAAGAGGTCATGTCATAGCGGCTAGGATCACAAGTGAAAATCCCGATGag GGGTTTAAACCTAGCTCAGGCACTGTGCAAGAGTTGAACTTTCGCAGCAGCAAGAATGTTTGGGGTTACTTCAGTGTTAGTGCTTCAGGTGGTCTTCATGAATTTGCTGATTCCCAGTTTGGACATTGTTTCTCTTGGGGAGAGGACAGAGAAGACGCTAGAGA AAACCTTGTGGTTGCTCTGAAAGAACTTTCTATTCGCGGAGATTTCCGAACCACAGTGGAATATCTGATCAAATTATTGGAGACTGAGACTTATCAAAACAACACCATCACCACGGCTTGGCTGGACAAGTTGATAGCTGAGAAGGTCCAGGCAGAGAAACCTGACCTTATGCTGGGAGTTGTTTGCGGTGCATTGCACATTGCTGACCAAGCCATTCTGACTGGATTCCAGGATTTCCAAACCTCATTAGAGAA aggcCAAATACAACCATCATACTCATTGAAAAACTCCTCTGATGTTGAATTTATACTGGATGGTGTTaagtttaaactaaag GTTGTGAAAACTGGTCCCAACGGCTATTTCCTTCTGATGAACAACTCCACCCTTGACCTGGAAGCACACCGTTTAACTGATGGTGGTCTCCTGTTGTCTATAGGAGGTTCTAGTTACACCACGTACATGAAAGAACAAGTCAACAGTTACAGAATCACTATTGGCAACCAAACTTGTGTCCTACAGAAGGACAATGATCCAACCATTATGAG gtcTCCTTCTGCTGGCAAGCTAATTAATTACTTGGTTGAAGATGGTGGCCATGTATTTGCAGGAGATGTCTTTGCTGAGATTGAGGTCATGAAAATGGTGATGGAGCTTAGAGCCTCAGAAAATGGATG CATCCATTACTCCAAGAGACCAGGCTCTGTGTTAGATGCTGGCTGTGTTGTGGCATATCTCACACTAGATGACCCAAGTAGAGTTCAGATG GCTAAACTGTATGATGGCTGCTTGCCAAGTCAAGAGAACACAGCTACTCATGGAGATAAGAGACACCAAGTGTTCCAGAAAGCCAAGTGTGATTTAGACAACATCCTGTCTGGCTATATCCTCCCTGAACCTTACTTTAGGGAGAGACTTGCAGCCACTGTGGACAGAATgatgaaatgtttaaaagatcCAGCTCTGCCTTTGTTAGAACTCCAG GATTTAATCTCTATGATACAAGGCAGAGTGCCCCAACATGTGGAGCGATCCATTCGGAAACTCATGTCATCCTATGCCAGTAACATCACTTCTGTACTCTCACAATTCCCTAGTCAACAG ATTGCAAGTGTTATAGACACATATGCTGCAACTCTCTCAAAAAGATCCGATAGAGATGTCTTTTTCATGACCTGCCAGGGCATTGTCCAACTGGTTCAGCGCTACCGTAATGGTATCAGAGGTCATCTGAAGTCTGTAGTCCAGGAGTTATTGAGACATTACTTGAGAGTAGAACTACAGTTTCAACAAG GTTCCTATGACAAGTGTGTACGTTCCATCcgagagaaaaacaaagaagacaTGTTAGCTGTAGTCCAAACAATCTTTTCTCATGTGGCAGTACagcataaaaatactttagtcATCATGCTTATT GATCACCTATGTGGCAAAGAACCTGGTCTAACAGATGAACTAGCTTCTATTCTGAGCGAGCTGACTCAGCTGAACAAAACAGAGAACTCCAAAGTGTCTCTCAGAGCTAGACAAGTATTGATAGCGGCCCACCAGCCTCCCTACGAACACAGGCACAATCAGATTGAGTCAATCTTCCTCTCCGCTATTGACATGTCTGGGCATGATTTCTGTCCAGAAAATCTCCAG AAATTAATCAATTCAGAGACAGCCATTTATGACGTGCTACCAGAGTTTTTTTACCACACCAACGAGGCTGTCAGGAGAGCAGCATTAGAG GTGTACATACGTCGAGCCTACATTGCCTACGAAATGAACTGCATGCAGCATTGTCAACTGGGAGATGGGAAATGCGTGGTTGAGTTTAAGTTTCTTCTCCCACGTTCACACCCTAATAG gaTGATGGTCACTAGGTTTGATTCTGGGATGATCAGGCTGAGCAGTATGGACAAAGATTCTGGTTCCGACTCTGATCATTGGGATGAACCTCCAATCTGTCAACGCATGGGAGTCATGGTGGCCTACCAGAGCATGAGTGAATTAGAACA GTATTTTGATGGTATACTGGATCTCTTCCAATCACTCACACCACCCAGCAGTCCTTTGATTTcagagtttgatgatgataacATTTCTACACAGTCTAGCTCT AATGTCTCAGATTCAGGCACAGATGACCCAACGCACATCATCAATATTGCAATGAAACGTTTAgaaacagatgatgatgattctCTTGCTAAAGTGTTTCAAGACTTCTGTACTCAGCGG GCCAAGGATTTGAATGCAAGAGGCATCCGCAGAGTTACATTTGTCGTGGCCAATAGTGTAAGTTATTGCCCTTTGCCAGAA AGAGctatgccaaaatattttacctACAGAGCCAAATTTGAT TTCTTTGAAGACAGAATCTACAGACATTTGGAACCAGCCTTGGCCTTCCAGCTAGAGATTAATAGGTTGCGAAACTTTGACCTGGAAGCTATTCCTACTGCAAACTTAAAAATGCATTTGTACCTGGGGAAAGCTAAG GTAGCTAAAGGTCAGGAGGTTACAGACTACCGTTTCTTTGTCCGCATCATTATTCGTCACTCAGATCTAGTTACAAAG GAAGCCTCATTTGAATATTTAGAGAATGAAGGGGAAAGGACTCTTTTGGAAGCAATGGATTCACTAGAAGTGGCTTTTTCTCATCAATCA TCCAAGAAAACTGACTGCAATCATATCTTCTTAAACTTTGTGCCAACATTGACTTTAACAGAGCCTGGCAAG TTGGTGGAGACTGTTAGAAATATGATCATGAGATATGGGTCAAGGCTATGGAAGCTCAGAGTTTTAAATGCTGAACTGAAGTTTACAATCAG AATGGCTGGCACTGGTCTCAGTTTTCCCATCAGAGTATTTATCACCAATGAAAGTGGCTACTACTTGGACATCAGTTTATACAAAGAAGTCACTGACTCCAGGACTGGACAG ataatgTTTGAAGCATATGGAATCAAGCAAGGTCCACTCCATGGTCTACTCATCAGCACACCATACTTGACTAAAGATCACTTACAGTTGAAACGCTACCAGGCCCAGTCGTCAGGCACCACTTATGTGTATGACTTCCCTGAGATGTTCCGTCAGGCTCTGCTGAAGGAGTGGGAGTCTCACTTGAAGAAATACAACAAGGACATTAGTCAGACTCCACTGGACCTCATCTCCTGCACTGAGTTAGTCCTAGATAGTCACAACCACTTGTGTACTCAGAACAGATTACCTGGAGAGAATGAG ATTGGCATGGTTGCATGGAAAATGACCATCAAAACACCAGAATTCCCTGAGGGTAGAGATCTTATTTTAATTGCTAATGATATGACATTCAAGATTGGTTCTTTTGGTCCTTTAGAAGACTTACTTTTCAAG AAAGCTTCAGAGTTGTCTAGAAAATTGGGCATTCCCAGAGTGTATATTTCTGCTAATAGTGGAGCTAGAATTGGAATGGCTGAAGAACTGAAGCATCTGTTTAGAGTTGCTTGGTTTGATGCCAATGACCCTGAGAAG GGTTTCAAATACTTGTACCTCCGTCCTGATGACTTCAAGAAGGTCAGCATTTTAAATTCAGTGAGAGCCGAGTTGATTGAAGATGAGGGAGAATCTCGTTATAAAATAACCGACATCATTG GTAAAGAAGATGGTATTGGTGTAGAGTCTCTACGCATGGCTGGTATGATTGCTGGGGAGACATCTCAAGCTTATAATGAAGTAGTCACCATCAATTTG GTGTCCTGCCGAGCTATTGGTATTGGAGCTTATTTGGTTCGTCTGGGTCAAAGAGTCATTCAAGTGGAGAGTTCTTTCATAATACTCACAGGTGCTGGTGCCCTCAACAAG GTTTTAGGTCGGGAGGTATACACTAGCAACAGTCAGCTTGGAGGTATTCAAATAATGCATAACAATGGAGTCTCACATGCTGTTGTACCAGATGACTTTGAGGGAGTCTGTAAAGTGTTACATTGGTTGTCGTACATGAGAACC AAAAAAGCTGGCATATTGCCAATCATTCAGCCGCTGGATCCTATAGACAGACCGGTGGAGTTTTGTCCAACTAGAGCTCCCTATGACCCAAGGTTTATGTTAGCTGGAAGAAGAG ataatgGCAAGGTTCAATCTGGGTTTTTTGATGATGGTTCTTTTGATGAAATAATGCAGCCGTGGGCACAGACTGTAGTAGCAGGCAGAGCTAG GCTTGGTGGTATACCAGTAGGTGTGATTGCTGTAGAGACCCGCTCTGTAGAACTTCACATACCTGCCGACCCTGCTAATGCTGATTCTGAATCTAAG GTTATCCAACAAGCAGGACAAGTTTGGTTCCCAGACTCTGCTTACAAAACTGCACAAGCAATCAAGGATTTCTCCAGGGAAGAACTGCCTTTATTTATGTTTGCTAACTGGAGAGGTTTCTCTGGGGGCATGAAAG ATATGTATGATCAAGTGCTGAAGTTTGGCTCCTACATAGTGGATGCCATTCGAGAGTACACACAACCAATATTTGTCTACATCCCACCCTATGGAGAGTTACGAGGTGGCTCCTGGGTGGTTGTGGATCCACTCATTAATCCAGACTACATGGAAATGTATGCAGACAGTCTCTCAAG GGGAGGTGTTCTGGAACCAGAAGGAACAGTGGAAATCAAGTTCCGCAGAAAAGATTTGGATAAATGTATAGGTCGCCTAGATGTTGAAGCCAAGAAACTGATTGAGAAAATCTCGAGTCCAGGTCTGACTCCAGATATCAAAGCCAGGCTAGAGACTGAGCTCAAAGAAAGGGAAGACCATCTAGCATCATTATATCACTCTGTAGCTGTCACTTTTGCTGATCTCCACGACACACCAGGCAGAATGGAGGAGAAAGGCTGTATCACG AAAGTTCTAGAGTGGTCCAAATCTCGTGAGTTCTTTTATTGGCGACTCAGACGTCGTCTGCTggagatacattttaaaagtctAATGAAACAACACATTCCAGATTCAACCCAGGCACAGTTAGATTCAATGTTGAGTAGATGGTTTGTTGAGGACCGAGGTGCTATACAT ACATATCAGTATGAAGATGACAAGTTAACTGTTGACTGGCTGACATCTCAGATGGAGGAAAACAGTGCAGTCATGGAGAACATTAGGTGCTTACAGAGAGATCATGTACTCTCTCAAATTAGGAG TATGATGGGAAGTAACCCAGACATTGTCATGGACTCCATAGTCTCCATGACTCAACATATGACAAATACTCAAAGAAATGAAGTGGCTCGAATATTGGCCAGTCTCAACTCTCAAGAGGAACCAGTGCTAGAGTCCTAA